A genomic region of Pelodiscus sinensis isolate JC-2024 chromosome 1, ASM4963464v1, whole genome shotgun sequence contains the following coding sequences:
- the TCP11L2 gene encoding T-complex protein 11-like protein 2 yields the protein MPLNDDQNSDFDSSRLSESTASSSDSEYSRQSFTSDSSSKPSSPASTSPPKTVTFDELMAAARNLSNLTLAHEIAVNENFHMEHVDLPRNSLEGRVKQIVHKAFWDLLESELNEDPPEYDHAIKLFEEIKETLLSFLTPGANRIRNQICEVLDADLLRQQVEHNAVDVLGLANYVINTMGKLCAPIRDDDIKQLKATGNIVELLRQIFHVLDLMKMDMVNYTIQNLRPQLQRNLVDYERTKFQEILEETPSALDLTTEWIKESIKDELLSVSCETTSSPGAIGSSKPNLSPTLVLNNGYLKLLQWDYQKKAIPETLVTDEVRLQKLKEKLNALQIIACVSLITSNMVGASIVSLPDFADKLKRISAVLLEGMNKEAFDLKEALNAIGVQICSEVNRSLSERGFPTLNMEIQNSLIGQICSIVEEDNPISFLIDKRIQLYMKSLLTPPGIQKCMPTIPGGLAVIQAEIESIGSQYASIVNFNKQVYGPFYANILRKLLFSEAPIGKTETEASTN from the exons ATGCCCCTCAATGATGACCAGAACAGTGATTTTGATTCTTCAAGGCTGTCTGAAAGCACAGCTTCTTCCAGTGACTCTGAATATTCAAGGCAGAGTTTTACTAGTGACTCTTCAAGCAAACCCAGCTCCCCAGCTT CAACAAGCCCTCCAAAAACTGTTACATTTGATGAACTGATGGCTGCTGCAAGAAACTTGTCAAATTTGACTCTAGCTCATGAAATTGCTGTAAATGAAAACTTTCACATGGAACATGTAGACCTCCCACGGAACAG TTTGGAGGGTAGAGTGAAACAAATTGTACATAAGGCATTCTGGGATCTTTTGGAGTCAGAACTGAATGAAGATCCTCCAGAATATGATCATGCTATCAAGCTCTTTGAAGAAATTAAGGAG ACTCTTCTGTCATTTTTGACTCCTGGAGCAAACAGGATTCGAAACCAAATCTGTGAAGTACTGGATGCAGATCTTTTAAGACAGCAGGTCGAGCATAATGCTGTTGATGTTCTTGGGCTTGCTAACTATGTAATCAACACTATGGGAAAATTATGTGCTCCAATAAGAGATGATGatataaaacaattaaaagcaACTGGCAATATTGTAGAGTTGTTGAG ACAAATATTCCACGTTCTGGATCTCATGAAAATGGATATGGTTAATTATACAATTCAAAATCTTAGACCACAGCTTCAGCGTAACTTAGTCGACTACGAAAGAACAAAATTCCAAGAAATTCTTGAAGAAACACCAA GTGCTCTGGATCTAACAACAGAGTGGATAAAGGAGTCAATAAAAGATGAGTTGTTGTCTGTTTCTTGTGAAACCACTTCATCCCCTGGTGCTATTGGTAGTTCTAAACCAAATCTCAGTCCTACTCTGGTGCTAAACAATGGCTACTTGAAACTGTTGCAATGGGATTATCAGAAAAAAGCAATTCCAGAG ACATTAGTAACGGATGAAGTTCGTCTTCAGAAGTTGAAGGAGAAGCTGAATGCACTCCAGATTATAGCCTGTGTATCTCTTATAACTAGCAATATGGTGGGCGCATCTATTGTGAGCTTACCTGACTTTGCTGACAAATTAAAAAGGATTTCAGCTGTTCTCCTGGAGGGAATGAACAAAGA agcaTTTGATTTGAAGGAAGCTCTGAACGCAATAGGTGTTCAGATTTGCAGTGAAGTGAACAGGTCCCTGTCTGAGAGAGGATTTCCCACTCTCAATATGGAAATTCAAAACAGCCTAATAGGTCAGATCTGTAGCATTGTAGAAGAAGATAATCCTATCAGCTTCCTGATTG ATAAACGAATCCAGCTATATATGAAAAGCCTACTTACTCCTCCAGGCATTCAGAAATGTATGCCTACAATTCCAGGAGGCCTTGCTGTGATTCAGGCAGAGATAGAATCTATTGGATCTCAGTATGCAAGCATTGTGAATTTTAATAAGCAAGTGTATGGACCATTTTATGCAAATATTCTTCGAAAACTGCTTTTTAGTGAAGCACCAATAGGGAAAACAGAAACTGAAGCTTCTACTAATTGA